In Zingiber officinale cultivar Zhangliang chromosome 1A, Zo_v1.1, whole genome shotgun sequence, a genomic segment contains:
- the LOC122034798 gene encoding uclacyanin 1-like, with protein sequence MAPCKVAFSMMTMAVLLQAASCATYNVGGLNGGWDLSTDLQTWASTQTFVPGDSLVFKYAPFHDVAEVTKAGYDSCSASNAIQSYADGNSVVKLSALGKRFFICGITGHCSGGMKLEVDVVSAAALTPPAAAAPPAPATSQAPFAPPLLGIEPSPTSFTEPPVGDLGLDLVAPAAPPHQQSAAHGPGLRLFTVVSLVVAFLWAWAL encoded by the exons ATGGCGCCGTGCAAAGTTGCTTTCAGTATGATGACTATGGCAGTGCTCCTTCAAGCAGCAAGCTGTGCAACGTATAATGTCGGAGGTCTCAATGGCGGCTGGGACTTGAGCACAGATTTGCAGACATGGGCGTCGACGCAGACATTTGTGCCTGGCGATTCTTTAG TTTTCAAGTATGCGCCATTCCACGACGTCGCAGAGGTGACGAAAGCTGGATACGATTCTTGCAGCGCGAGTAATGCGATCCAGTCATATGCAGACGGTAACAGCGTCGTGAAGCTTTCAGCTCTCGGAAAGCGTTTCTTCATCTGTGGAATCACCGGCCACTGCAGCGGCGGGATGAAGCTGGAAGTCGACGTTGTCTCCGCTGCGGCATTGACTCCGCCTGCCGCCGCAGCGCCACCGGCTCCGGCCACATCTCAAGCGCCTTTTGCTCCTCCCTTGCTCGGCATAGAACCAAGCCCGACGTCATTTACAGAACCACCAGTCGGAGACTTGGGTTTAGACCTCGTGGCTCCGGCTGCTCCGCCACACCAGCAATCTGCGGCGCATGGGCCTGGCCTCCGGCTGTTTACGGTGGTGAGCCTAGTCGTGGCGTTTCTGTGGGCTTGGGCTCTGTAA
- the LOC122034779 gene encoding protein FAR1-RELATED SEQUENCE 12-like: MYVFGGCNRKRKKSTFVTPTVLFAPLHPVTPAQIDGSTSTTQSLVQMWPSPLVLLSSTTAWPTQPPVMSTSEHSFVQRADDKDMASIDATKMGNIISKWLPRVDMLFDSENDAYEFYNTYAENEGFIVRRSKSTVSTKNIITKRTFVCSREGFREKKKGEKEAKCPRPVTRIGCPACMTIRLASNGKYRVTEFMPNHNHQLATVATFDKLRAKKLRRNARVARADLVDDTVRLPEFETEDEAYEFYSAYAGRMGFRVRKTSATISAENLITRRMFVCSREGFREQKKGEKRVKKPRKEFRTGCPACMVIRISSTGKYQVTEFVTFHNHQLEASSSADSLTSQTAEISTDFVSVIASESADDDASKQIGSPQNCNMLPSDNKNSLRSKRTKPIQIGDAGAILEYLQKKQEDSPSFYYAIQVDKEENLTNFFWADAKSVMEFCYFGDVVCLDTSYKVLGYGRPLALFSGVNHHKQTVLFGAALLYDESVESWKWLLESFITAMGGKQPKTILTDRCPVISEAIDVVLSATKHRFCVWHIYQNAVVQLSQVFHGSRSLGSEFSRCLFDCEDEEEFLKEWGTMCEKYDLKDNKWMCKLFEEREKWALVYGREAFYGDMKAVQLKENMSNELKKNSGNKTELLSFFEHYDRILSEKRFGELQADVNASQSTQKPPSMRLLRQAANAYTPAAYKMFEREFELYMDCVLFSCNETGTVSEYKVMVEEKPKEHKVRFDSLDGSVNCSCKKFEFLGIQCCHVLKVLDTRNIKELPPQYVLKRWRKDAKARCFSEEFPFSFDGDPQSLLGKHYSSLCRIFSILAAVAAKSSDSFLFLDNHIDVLSNQVNQILQARSLEMPGMVSVSCTQLQNPVESVVAESLR, from the exons ATGTATGTGTTTGGTGGTTGCAACAGGAAGAGGAAAAAGAGTACTTTTGTTACTCCTACTGTATTGTTTGCTCCTTTGCATCCGGTCACACCTGCACAAATTGATGGCAGTACATCCACAACGCAATCACTTGTTCAAATGTGGCCAAGCCCTCTTGTCTTATTGTCTTCGACTACAGCATGGCCTACACAACCACCTGTCATGTCAACATCGGAACATTCCTTTGTTCAAAGGGCTGATGACAAG GACATGGCAAGTATTGATGCTACTAAAATGGGCAATATCATTTCAAAATGGTTACCACGGGTTGATATGTTGTTTGACAGTGAAAATGACGCATATGAATTCTATAATACTTATGCTGAGAACGAAGGTTTCATAGTGCGTCGATCAAAGTCAACAGTGTCAACAAAAAATATCATCACTAAGAGGACATTTGTCTGCTCAAGAGAGGGGTTTCGAGAGAAGAAAAAAGGAGAGAAAGAGGCTAAGTGTCCACGACCTGTAACAAGAATTGGCTGCCCAGCATGCATGACCATCCGGCTTGCATCAAATGGCAAATATCGTGTCACAGAATTTATGCCAAACCATAACCATCAACTTGCAACAGTGGCTACATTTGACAAATTGAGAGCCAAGAAGCTGAGACGAAATGCTCGAGTTGCAAGAGCAGATTTAGTGGATGACACTGTGAGACTACCAGAGTTTGAAACTGAAGATGAAGCCTATGAGTTCTACAGTGCATATGCTGGAAGGATGGGCTTCCGTGTTCGTAAAACGAGTGCAACAATTAGTGCAGAAAATCTAATTACTAGAAGGATGTTTGTTTGCTCAAGAGAAGGATTTCGCGAGcagaaaaagggagaaaaaagggtaaagaaaccaagaaaagaaTTCAGAACTGGCTGTCCTGCTTGCATGGTCATTAGAATATCATCAACTGGAAAATATCAAGTAACTGAGTTTGTTACATTTcataaccatcagctagaagcttcttcctctgctGATAGCCTGACATCTCAAACTGCAGAAATTAGTACAGATTTTGTTTCAGTCATTGCCTCTGAATCTGCCGATGATGATGCATCCAAGCAGATCGGGAGTCCTCAAAACTGTAACATGCTTCCATCAGATAATAAAAATTCTTTGCGGTCAAAACGAACAAAACCTATTCAAATAGGTGATGCAGGTGCTATCTTGGAGTATCTGCAAAAGAAGCAAGAAGACAGCCCCTCATTCTACTATGCAATACAAGTTGACAAGGAAGAAAATTTGACCAACTTCTTTTGGGCAGATGCGAAGTCTGTGATGGAATTCTGTTACTTTGGTGATGTTGTATGCCTTGACACATCCTACAAAGTGCTTGGTTATGGAAGGCCACTGGCATTGTTTTCTGGAGTTAATCATCATAAGCAGACTGTTCTTTTTGGTGCtgctttactttatgacgaaagtGTAGAATCTTGGAAGTGGCTGCTTGAGAGTTTCATAACAGCAATGGGTGGAAAGCAGCCAAAGACAATTTTAACCGACCGCTGTCCTGTGATAAGTGAGGCAATAGATGTCGTATTGTCAGCCACAAAACATCGGTTTTGTGTTTGGCATATATACCAAAATGCAGTTGTACAGCTAAGTCAAGTGTTCCATGGTTCAAGATCTTTAGGTAGTGAATTCAGCAGATGTCTCTTTGATTGTGAGGATGAAGAAGAGTTTCTAAAAGAATGGGGAACAATGTGTGAAAAGTATGATCTTAAAGACAACAAATGGATGTGCAAGTTATTTGAAGAAAGAGAGAAATGGGCCTTGGTATACGGAAGAGAAGCATTTTATGGTGATATGAAGGCTGTCCAACTGAAGGAAAATATGAGCAATGAGCTAAAGAAAAATTCAGGTAATAAAACAGAACTCCTGTCCTTCTTTGAGCATTATGATAGAATATTATCTGAGAAGAGGTTTGGAGAATTACAAGCTGATGTTAATGCTAGTCAGAGCACTCAAAAGCCACCTTCTATGCGTTTGCTGCGACAAGCTGCAAATGCTTACACTCCTGCTGCTTATAAGATGTTTGAAAGAGAATTTGAATTATACATGGATTGTGTCCTTTTCAGTTGCAATGAAACTGGGACAGTATCTGAATATAAGGTTATGGTTGAGGAGAAACCTAAAGAACATAAAGTTAGATTTGATTCTTTAGATGGATCTGTGAATTGCAGTTGTAAAAAGTTTGAGTTTCTTGGTATACAATGTTGTCATGTTCTAAAAGTGCTAGATACTCGGAACATCAAAGAACTTCCACCGCAATATGTATTGAAGAGGTGGAGGAAGGATGCAAAGGCCAGATGTTTTAGTGAAGAGTTTCCATTCTCATTTGATGGAGATCCTCAATCACTACTGGGGAAACATTATAGCTCCCTATGCCGCATTTTCAGTATTCTAGCAGCAGTAGCAGCTAAAAGTTCTGATTCTTTTCTGTTTCTTGATAACCATATAGATGTGCTCAGTAATCAGGTAAACCAAATCCTACAAGCTAGATCCTTGGAGATGCCTGGCATGGTTTCGGTTTCATGCACTCAACTGCAAAATCCAGTTGAAAGTGTAGTCGCTGAGAGTCTGAGGTAG
- the LOC122034788 gene encoding probable indole-3-acetic acid-amido synthetase GH3.1 codes for MPEAPKLMPVTLPPADDDAVPDHHRKALEFIDDVTENADVVQRRVLLEILSQNAPATYLHRHGLSGRDAADLDAFKRLIPLVTYEDIRPDILRIAHGDTSPILCGRPISEFLTSSGTSGGERKLMPTIEDELNRRSLLYSLLMPVMSQFVSRLDKGRGMYLLFVKSEVCTPGGLVARPVLTSYYKSHHFLNRPDDPYNLYTSPNEAILCSDSWQSMYAQLLCGLLHRSDVLRVGAVFASGFIRAIRFLEKHWPRLCRDIRAGELDHEITDRAVREAVGRVLRPDGDLAHLIESECSRKTWQGIIPRLWPNTKYVDVIVTGAMAQYIPTLDFYSDGLPLTCTMYASSECYFGLNLQPLSKPDDVAYTLIPTMAYFEFLPVPCASSCCNTDDFDHRDLVDLVEVKLGQEYELVVTTYAGLYRYRVGDVLRVVGFKNKAPQFKFIRRKNVALSIDSDKTDEVELHAAVSAAASHLEPLGASLVEYTSYADARSIPGHYVLYWELREQGPGTTAPAVPASVLEDCCLAVEEKLNSVYRQGRVCDKSIGPLEIRVVEEGTFDEMMDFSLSQGASINQYKAPRCVLAGPVVELLDGRVRSRFFSRKCPKWAPGNKQWNILLDAIN; via the exons ATGCCGGAAGCACCAAAGCTGATGCCGGTCACTCTCCCCCCGGCCGACGACGATGCCGTGCCCGATCATCACCGGAAGGCCCTCGAGTTCATCGACGACGTGACTGAGAACGCCGACGTCGTCCAACGGCGTGTGCTCCTCGAAATCCTCTCCCAGAACGCCCCCGCCACGTACTTGCATCGCCACGGGCTATCCGGCCGTGACGCCGCCGACCTGGATGCGTTTAAGCGCCTCATCCCGCTCGTCACCTACGAAGACATCCGGCCCGACATTCTCCGCATCGCTCACGGAGACACCTCTCCCATCCTCTGTGGCCGCCCGATCTCAGAATTCCTTACAAG CTCGGGGACATCCGGCGGGGAGCGGAAGCTGATGCCGACTATAGAGGATGAGCTCAACCGGCGCTCGCTTCTGTATAGTCTACTAATGCCGGTGATGAGCCAATTCGTGAGTAGACTCGACAAAGGCAGGGGAATGTACCTACTGTTCGTGAAGTCGGAGGTTTGCACCCCCGGCGGCCTTGTCGCTCGCCCCGTCCTAACAAGCTACTACAAGAGCCACCACTTCCTCAACCGCCCAGACGATCCGTATAATCTCTACACCAGCCCCAACGAGGCCATCCTCTGCTCGGACTCCTGGCAGAGCATGTACGCCCAACTCCTCTGCGGTCTCCTCCACCGCTCCGACGTCCTCCGCGTCGGCGCCGTGTTCGCTTCCGGCTTCATCCGCGCCATCCGCTTCCTTGAGAAGCACTGGCCGCGCCTCTGCCGCGACATCCGCGCTGGCGAGCTCGACCACGAGATCACTGATCGAGCAGTGCGTGAGGCCGTGGGCCGTGTGCTGCGCCCTGACGGGGATTTGGCCCACCTGATCGAGTCGGAGTGCAGCAGGAAGACGTGGCAGGGCATCATTCCCCGGCTGTGGCCCAACACCAAGTACGTGGACGTCATCGTCACCGGCGCCATGGCGCAGTATATCCCCACACTCGATTTCTACAGCGACGGCCTGCCGCTGACGTGCACCATGTACGCCTCCTCCGAGTGCTACTTCGGCCTCAACCTGCAGCCCTTGAGCAAACCCGATGACGTCGCTTACACCTTGATCCCCACCATGGCCTACTTCGAATTCCTCCCCGTGCCATGCGCCAGCAGTTGCTGCAACACTGACGACTTCGATCACCGTGACTTGGTCGACCTGGTCGAGGTCAAGCTCGGCCAGGAGTACGAGCTCGTCGTCACCACTTATGCTG GCTTGTACCGTTACCGCGTGGGCGACGTTCTGAGGGTGGTGGGATTCAAAAACAAGGCGCCGCAGTTCAAGTTCATACGGAGGAAGAACGTGGCGCTGAGCATCGACTCGGACAAGACGGACGAGGTGGAGCTGCACGCCGCCGTGAGCGCCGCCGCGAGCCACCTGGAGCCGTTAGGAGCGTCGCTAGTGGAGTACACGAGCTACGCTGACGCGCGCAGCATTCCGGGGCACTACGTGCTTTACTGGGAGCTACGCGAACAGGGGCCAGGGACGACGGCGCCGGCGGTGCCGGCGTCGGTGCTCGAGGACTGCTGCCTGGCGGTGGAGGAGAAGCTGAACAGCGTGTACCGGCAGGGGCGGGTGTGCGACAAGTCAATCGGGCCGCTGGAGATTCGGGTAGTGGAGGAAGGTACCTTCGACGAGATGATGGACTTCTCTCTGAGCCAGGGAGCTTCCATCAACCAGTACAAGGCGCCGCGGTGTGTGCTGGCGGGGCCGGTTGTGGAGCTGCTCGATGGCCGGGTGCGATCCAGGTTCTTCAGCCGCAAGTGCCCCAAGTGGGCGCCGGGCAACAAGCAGTGGAACATCCTCCTCGAcgctattaattaa